One Siniperca chuatsi isolate FFG_IHB_CAS linkage group LG5, ASM2008510v1, whole genome shotgun sequence DNA window includes the following coding sequences:
- the LOC122876205 gene encoding solute carrier family 28 member 3-like isoform X5, translating to MNSKGMELTGIEKKSQKRGKDNKAFQSELARAENGGIPGILGRAQRPDPSDYTPGFSSRLRCHSHSGMCPELSPGCLAAGHHLGNRILPGLGLDDGMLWRPGVGGALSYQRPSQQKLVLDQMDNICVTVGGCGVLAGTGHSPARDQTDCVFLWFAALNLLNAVVLQTPIQVVLANFAMWDRATVCLWSADPQDQIWLRCTAVVWKTSRDVGSKFVFGASYTEHFFVFKIGFIMQVTMGTSPAESMAAAGNIFLGQTESPLLIRPFISGLTHSEIHAVMTGGFASISGTILGAFISFGVEATHLLTASVMSAPASLAIAKTFWPETETPRVTASHDFKMDQGESKNVLEAASQGASYAVALAANIVVNLVAFLALLAFFDAVLSWLGGTLDCPQLSFSLICSYVFMPLSFMMGVSWEDSFIVAELIGIKTFLNEFVAYQKLSELIKRRKAGGPEYVDNIKQYISVHSESIATYALCGFSNFASLGMLVGVLSTMAPDRRTEISSCGLRALIAGSVSCFMTACIAGMLYIPDVHCPNFLSTEFINTSVTSSSQLVTCCTQLYNSVTVYEPWNVTIGEGFSQRSLQRCCRLTPPSHFNCSLVL from the exons ATGAACAGCAAGGGAATGGAGCTGACTGGAATAGAGAAGAAGAGTCAAAAAAGGGGTAAAGACAACAAGGCCTTTCAGTCAGAG CTTGCTAGAGCAGAAAATGGAGGCATTCCAGGGATACTTGGCAGAGCACAAAGACCAGATCCGTCTGATTATACACCTGGTTTTAGCAGCAG GCTTCGTTGCCATAGTCATAGCGGCATGTGTCCTGAACTTTCGCCGGGCTGTCTTGCTGCTGGTCATCACCTTGGTAACCGTATTCTTCCTGGTCTGGGACTGGATGATGGAATGCTATGGCGACCGGGTGTGGGAGGAGCTCTATCCTATCAGAGACCTTCTCAGCAGAAACTGGTTTTGGATCAGATG gatAATATCTGTGTTACTGTTGGTGGCTGTGGTGTGCTGGCTGGCACTGGACACAGCCCAGCGAGGGACCAGACAGATTGTGTCTTTCTTTGGTTTGCTGCTCTTAATCTTCTTAATGCTGTTGTTCTCCAAACACCCATTCAGG TGGTCTTGGCAAACTTTGCTATGTGGGATCGGGCTACAGTTTGTCTTTGGTCTGCTGATCCTCAGGACCAGATTTGGCTTAGGTGCACTGCAGTGGTTTGGAAAACAAGCAGAG ATGTTGGGTCTAAGTTTGTGTTTGGTGCCAGTTACACAGAACACTTCTTCGTCTTCAAG ATTGGATTCATAATGCAGGTTACCATGGGAACGTCTCCAGCGGAATCTATGGCTGCAGCTGGAAATATATTCTTGGGACAG acaGAGTCACCTCTCTTGATTCGTCCATTCATCAGTGGGCTAACTCATTCTGAGATCCATGCTGTGATGACAGGAGGTTTTGCTAGCATCTCTGGAACCATTTTGGGAGCCTTTATCTCCTTTGGG GTTGAGGCAACACACTTGTTGACAGCATCAGTGATGTCTGCTCCAGCCTCCCTGGCCATCGCCAAGACATTCTGGCCTGAAACAGAGACCCCACGTGTAACAGCCAGTCATGACTTCAAAATGGACCAAGG AGAGAGTAAGAATGTGTTGGAGGCGGCATCCCAAGGTGCATCTTATGCTGTGGCTTTAGCGGCCAACATTGTTGTCAACCTCGTGGCCTTCCTGGCACTATTGGCGTTTTTCGATGCTGTTCTCTCCTGGCTGGGCGGGACGTTGGACTGTCCACAGCTCAGCTTCTCG CTTATCTGCTCCTACGTGTTCATGCCTCTCTCCTTCATGATGGGTGTTTCCTGGGAGGACAGTTTCATTGTTGCTGAGCTGATTGgcataaaaacatttctcaatGAGTTTGTGGCCTATCAGAAGTTGTCAGAGTTAATTAAGAGGCGGAAAGCAGGTGGGCCAGAATATGTGGACAACATAAAGCAGTATATTTCT GTCCACTCTGAAAGCATTGCAACCTACGCTTTGTGTGGATTTTCCAACTTTGCTTCCCTGGGGATGTTGGTTGGAGTGCTGT CGACCATGGCTCCAGATAGACGGACTGAAATCTCCAGCTGTGGCCTCAGAGCTCTGATTGCAGGCAGCGTCTCTTGTTTCATGACAGCATGTATTGCAG GTATGTTGTACATCCCTGATGTTCACTGTCCAAATTTCCTGAGCACAGAGTTTATCAATACCAGTGTAACCAGCAGCTCACAACTGGTCACCTGCTGCACACAACTTtataacag TGTGACAGTATACGAGCCGTGGAACGTGACGATCGGAGAAGGATTCAGTCAGCGCAGTCTACAACGCTGCTGCAGACTCACACCCCCTTCACACTTCAACTGCAGCTTGGTGCTTTGA
- the LOC122876205 gene encoding solute carrier family 28 member 3-like isoform X3: MNSKGMELTGIEKKSQKRGKDNKAFQSELARAENGGIPGILGRAQRPDPSDYTPGFSSRLRCHSHSGMCPELSPGCLAAGHHLGNRILPGLGLDDGMLWRPGVGGALSYQRPSQQKLVLDQMDNICVTVGGCGVLAGTGHSPARDQTDCVFLWFAALNLLNAVVLQTPIQVVLANFAMWDRATVCLWSADPQDQIWLRCTAVVWKTSRDVGSKFVFGASYTEHFFVFKVMPILVFLSSVISILYYIGFMPWLVCKIGFIMQVTMGTSPAESMAAAGNIFLGQTESPLLIRPFISGLTHSEIHAVMTGGFASISGTILGAFISFGVEATHLLTASVMSAPASLAIAKTFWPETETPRVTASHDFKMDQGESKNVLEAASQGASYAVALAANIVVNLVAFLALLAFFDAVLSWLGGTLDCPQLSFSLICSYVFMPLSFMMGVSWEDSFIVAELIGIKTFLNEFVAYQKLSELIKRRKAGGPEYVDNIKQYISVHSESIATYALCGFSNFASLGMLVGVLSTMAPDRRTEISSCGLRALIAGSVSCFMTACIAGMLYIPDVHCPNFLSTEFINTSVTSSSQLVTCCTQLYNSVTVYEPWNVTIGEGFSQRSLQRCCRLTPPSHFNCSLVL, translated from the exons ATGAACAGCAAGGGAATGGAGCTGACTGGAATAGAGAAGAAGAGTCAAAAAAGGGGTAAAGACAACAAGGCCTTTCAGTCAGAG CTTGCTAGAGCAGAAAATGGAGGCATTCCAGGGATACTTGGCAGAGCACAAAGACCAGATCCGTCTGATTATACACCTGGTTTTAGCAGCAG GCTTCGTTGCCATAGTCATAGCGGCATGTGTCCTGAACTTTCGCCGGGCTGTCTTGCTGCTGGTCATCACCTTGGTAACCGTATTCTTCCTGGTCTGGGACTGGATGATGGAATGCTATGGCGACCGGGTGTGGGAGGAGCTCTATCCTATCAGAGACCTTCTCAGCAGAAACTGGTTTTGGATCAGATG gatAATATCTGTGTTACTGTTGGTGGCTGTGGTGTGCTGGCTGGCACTGGACACAGCCCAGCGAGGGACCAGACAGATTGTGTCTTTCTTTGGTTTGCTGCTCTTAATCTTCTTAATGCTGTTGTTCTCCAAACACCCATTCAGG TGGTCTTGGCAAACTTTGCTATGTGGGATCGGGCTACAGTTTGTCTTTGGTCTGCTGATCCTCAGGACCAGATTTGGCTTAGGTGCACTGCAGTGGTTTGGAAAACAAGCAGAG ATGTTGGGTCTAAGTTTGTGTTTGGTGCCAGTTACACAGAACACTTCTTCGTCTTCAAG GTGATGCCTATATTGGTTTTTTTAAGCTCTGTCATCTCCATCCTCTACTACATTGGCTTCATGCCCTGGCTTGTTTGCAAG ATTGGATTCATAATGCAGGTTACCATGGGAACGTCTCCAGCGGAATCTATGGCTGCAGCTGGAAATATATTCTTGGGACAG acaGAGTCACCTCTCTTGATTCGTCCATTCATCAGTGGGCTAACTCATTCTGAGATCCATGCTGTGATGACAGGAGGTTTTGCTAGCATCTCTGGAACCATTTTGGGAGCCTTTATCTCCTTTGGG GTTGAGGCAACACACTTGTTGACAGCATCAGTGATGTCTGCTCCAGCCTCCCTGGCCATCGCCAAGACATTCTGGCCTGAAACAGAGACCCCACGTGTAACAGCCAGTCATGACTTCAAAATGGACCAAGG AGAGAGTAAGAATGTGTTGGAGGCGGCATCCCAAGGTGCATCTTATGCTGTGGCTTTAGCGGCCAACATTGTTGTCAACCTCGTGGCCTTCCTGGCACTATTGGCGTTTTTCGATGCTGTTCTCTCCTGGCTGGGCGGGACGTTGGACTGTCCACAGCTCAGCTTCTCG CTTATCTGCTCCTACGTGTTCATGCCTCTCTCCTTCATGATGGGTGTTTCCTGGGAGGACAGTTTCATTGTTGCTGAGCTGATTGgcataaaaacatttctcaatGAGTTTGTGGCCTATCAGAAGTTGTCAGAGTTAATTAAGAGGCGGAAAGCAGGTGGGCCAGAATATGTGGACAACATAAAGCAGTATATTTCT GTCCACTCTGAAAGCATTGCAACCTACGCTTTGTGTGGATTTTCCAACTTTGCTTCCCTGGGGATGTTGGTTGGAGTGCTGT CGACCATGGCTCCAGATAGACGGACTGAAATCTCCAGCTGTGGCCTCAGAGCTCTGATTGCAGGCAGCGTCTCTTGTTTCATGACAGCATGTATTGCAG GTATGTTGTACATCCCTGATGTTCACTGTCCAAATTTCCTGAGCACAGAGTTTATCAATACCAGTGTAACCAGCAGCTCACAACTGGTCACCTGCTGCACACAACTTtataacag TGTGACAGTATACGAGCCGTGGAACGTGACGATCGGAGAAGGATTCAGTCAGCGCAGTCTACAACGCTGCTGCAGACTCACACCCCCTTCACACTTCAACTGCAGCTTGGTGCTTTGA
- the LOC122876205 gene encoding solute carrier family 28 member 3-like isoform X2: MNSKGMELTGIEKKSQKRGKDNKAFQSEEQDQIHIDVDSASEVADDPQRKTDQHNKSLLEQKMEAFQGYLAEHKDQIRLIIHLVLAAGFVAIVIAACVLNFRRAVLLLVITLVTVFFLVWDWMMECYGDRVWEELYPIRDLLSRNWFWIRWIISVLLLVAVVCWLALDTAQRGTRQIVSFFGLLLLIFLMLLFSKHPFRWSWQTLLCGIGLQFVFGLLILRTRFGLGALQWFGKQAEIFMSFTDVGSKFVFGASYTEHFFVFKIGFIMQVTMGTSPAESMAAAGNIFLGQTESPLLIRPFISGLTHSEIHAVMTGGFASISGTILGAFISFGVEATHLLTASVMSAPASLAIAKTFWPETETPRVTASHDFKMDQGESKNVLEAASQGASYAVALAANIVVNLVAFLALLAFFDAVLSWLGGTLDCPQLSFSLICSYVFMPLSFMMGVSWEDSFIVAELIGIKTFLNEFVAYQKLSELIKRRKAGGPEYVDNIKQYISVHSESIATYALCGFSNFASLGMLVGVLSTMAPDRRTEISSCGLRALIAGSVSCFMTACIAGMLYIPDVHCPNFLSTEFINTSVTSSSQLVTCCTQLYNSVTVYEPWNVTIGEGFSQRSLQRCCRLTPPSHFNCSLVL, encoded by the exons ATGAACAGCAAGGGAATGGAGCTGACTGGAATAGAGAAGAAGAGTCAAAAAAGGGGTAAAGACAACAAGGCCTTTCAGTCAGAG GAGCAGGATCAGATACACATTGATGTGGACAGTGCTTCCGAAGTTGCAGACGAtccacagagaaagacagaccaACACAACAAAAG CTTGCTAGAGCAGAAAATGGAGGCATTCCAGGGATACTTGGCAGAGCACAAAGACCAGATCCGTCTGATTATACACCTGGTTTTAGCAGCAG GCTTCGTTGCCATAGTCATAGCGGCATGTGTCCTGAACTTTCGCCGGGCTGTCTTGCTGCTGGTCATCACCTTGGTAACCGTATTCTTCCTGGTCTGGGACTGGATGATGGAATGCTATGGCGACCGGGTGTGGGAGGAGCTCTATCCTATCAGAGACCTTCTCAGCAGAAACTGGTTTTGGATCAGATG gatAATATCTGTGTTACTGTTGGTGGCTGTGGTGTGCTGGCTGGCACTGGACACAGCCCAGCGAGGGACCAGACAGATTGTGTCTTTCTTTGGTTTGCTGCTCTTAATCTTCTTAATGCTGTTGTTCTCCAAACACCCATTCAGG TGGTCTTGGCAAACTTTGCTATGTGGGATCGGGCTACAGTTTGTCTTTGGTCTGCTGATCCTCAGGACCAGATTTGGCTTAGGTGCACTGCAGTGGTTTGGAAAACAAGCAGAG ATTTTTATGTCATTCACAGATGTTGGGTCTAAGTTTGTGTTTGGTGCCAGTTACACAGAACACTTCTTCGTCTTCAAG ATTGGATTCATAATGCAGGTTACCATGGGAACGTCTCCAGCGGAATCTATGGCTGCAGCTGGAAATATATTCTTGGGACAG acaGAGTCACCTCTCTTGATTCGTCCATTCATCAGTGGGCTAACTCATTCTGAGATCCATGCTGTGATGACAGGAGGTTTTGCTAGCATCTCTGGAACCATTTTGGGAGCCTTTATCTCCTTTGGG GTTGAGGCAACACACTTGTTGACAGCATCAGTGATGTCTGCTCCAGCCTCCCTGGCCATCGCCAAGACATTCTGGCCTGAAACAGAGACCCCACGTGTAACAGCCAGTCATGACTTCAAAATGGACCAAGG AGAGAGTAAGAATGTGTTGGAGGCGGCATCCCAAGGTGCATCTTATGCTGTGGCTTTAGCGGCCAACATTGTTGTCAACCTCGTGGCCTTCCTGGCACTATTGGCGTTTTTCGATGCTGTTCTCTCCTGGCTGGGCGGGACGTTGGACTGTCCACAGCTCAGCTTCTCG CTTATCTGCTCCTACGTGTTCATGCCTCTCTCCTTCATGATGGGTGTTTCCTGGGAGGACAGTTTCATTGTTGCTGAGCTGATTGgcataaaaacatttctcaatGAGTTTGTGGCCTATCAGAAGTTGTCAGAGTTAATTAAGAGGCGGAAAGCAGGTGGGCCAGAATATGTGGACAACATAAAGCAGTATATTTCT GTCCACTCTGAAAGCATTGCAACCTACGCTTTGTGTGGATTTTCCAACTTTGCTTCCCTGGGGATGTTGGTTGGAGTGCTGT CGACCATGGCTCCAGATAGACGGACTGAAATCTCCAGCTGTGGCCTCAGAGCTCTGATTGCAGGCAGCGTCTCTTGTTTCATGACAGCATGTATTGCAG GTATGTTGTACATCCCTGATGTTCACTGTCCAAATTTCCTGAGCACAGAGTTTATCAATACCAGTGTAACCAGCAGCTCACAACTGGTCACCTGCTGCACACAACTTtataacag TGTGACAGTATACGAGCCGTGGAACGTGACGATCGGAGAAGGATTCAGTCAGCGCAGTCTACAACGCTGCTGCAGACTCACACCCCCTTCACACTTCAACTGCAGCTTGGTGCTTTGA
- the LOC122876205 gene encoding solute carrier family 28 member 3-like isoform X6 encodes MNSKGMELTGIEKKSQKRGKDNKAFQSEEQDQIHIDVDSASEVADDPQRKTDQHNKSLLEQKMEAFQGYLAEHKDQIRLIIHLVLAAGFVAIVIAACVLNFRRAVLLLVITLVTVFFLVWDWMMECYGDRVWEELYPIRDLLSRNWFWIRWIISVLLLVAVVCWLALDTAQRGTRQIVSFFGLLLLIFLMLLFSKHPFRWSWQTLLCGIGLQFVFGLLILRTRFGLGALQWFGKQAEIFMSFTDVGSKFVFGASYTEHFFVFKVMPILVFLSSVISILYYIGFMPWLVCKIGFIMQVTMGTSPAESMAAAGNIFLGQTESPLLIRPFISGLTHSEIHAVMTGGFASISGTILGAFISFGVEATHLLTASVMSAPASLAIAKTFWPETETPRVTASHDFKMDQGESKNVLEAASQGASYAVALAANIVVNLVAFLALLAFFDAVLSWLGGTLDCPQLSFSLICSYVFMPLSFMMGVSWEDSFIVAELIGIKTFLNEFVAYQKLSELIKRRKAGGPEYVDNIKQYISVHSESIATYALCGFSNFASLGMLVGVLSTMAPDRRTEISSCGLRALIAGSVSCFMTACIAV; translated from the exons ATGAACAGCAAGGGAATGGAGCTGACTGGAATAGAGAAGAAGAGTCAAAAAAGGGGTAAAGACAACAAGGCCTTTCAGTCAGAG GAGCAGGATCAGATACACATTGATGTGGACAGTGCTTCCGAAGTTGCAGACGAtccacagagaaagacagaccaACACAACAAAAG CTTGCTAGAGCAGAAAATGGAGGCATTCCAGGGATACTTGGCAGAGCACAAAGACCAGATCCGTCTGATTATACACCTGGTTTTAGCAGCAG GCTTCGTTGCCATAGTCATAGCGGCATGTGTCCTGAACTTTCGCCGGGCTGTCTTGCTGCTGGTCATCACCTTGGTAACCGTATTCTTCCTGGTCTGGGACTGGATGATGGAATGCTATGGCGACCGGGTGTGGGAGGAGCTCTATCCTATCAGAGACCTTCTCAGCAGAAACTGGTTTTGGATCAGATG gatAATATCTGTGTTACTGTTGGTGGCTGTGGTGTGCTGGCTGGCACTGGACACAGCCCAGCGAGGGACCAGACAGATTGTGTCTTTCTTTGGTTTGCTGCTCTTAATCTTCTTAATGCTGTTGTTCTCCAAACACCCATTCAGG TGGTCTTGGCAAACTTTGCTATGTGGGATCGGGCTACAGTTTGTCTTTGGTCTGCTGATCCTCAGGACCAGATTTGGCTTAGGTGCACTGCAGTGGTTTGGAAAACAAGCAGAG ATTTTTATGTCATTCACAGATGTTGGGTCTAAGTTTGTGTTTGGTGCCAGTTACACAGAACACTTCTTCGTCTTCAAG GTGATGCCTATATTGGTTTTTTTAAGCTCTGTCATCTCCATCCTCTACTACATTGGCTTCATGCCCTGGCTTGTTTGCAAG ATTGGATTCATAATGCAGGTTACCATGGGAACGTCTCCAGCGGAATCTATGGCTGCAGCTGGAAATATATTCTTGGGACAG acaGAGTCACCTCTCTTGATTCGTCCATTCATCAGTGGGCTAACTCATTCTGAGATCCATGCTGTGATGACAGGAGGTTTTGCTAGCATCTCTGGAACCATTTTGGGAGCCTTTATCTCCTTTGGG GTTGAGGCAACACACTTGTTGACAGCATCAGTGATGTCTGCTCCAGCCTCCCTGGCCATCGCCAAGACATTCTGGCCTGAAACAGAGACCCCACGTGTAACAGCCAGTCATGACTTCAAAATGGACCAAGG AGAGAGTAAGAATGTGTTGGAGGCGGCATCCCAAGGTGCATCTTATGCTGTGGCTTTAGCGGCCAACATTGTTGTCAACCTCGTGGCCTTCCTGGCACTATTGGCGTTTTTCGATGCTGTTCTCTCCTGGCTGGGCGGGACGTTGGACTGTCCACAGCTCAGCTTCTCG CTTATCTGCTCCTACGTGTTCATGCCTCTCTCCTTCATGATGGGTGTTTCCTGGGAGGACAGTTTCATTGTTGCTGAGCTGATTGgcataaaaacatttctcaatGAGTTTGTGGCCTATCAGAAGTTGTCAGAGTTAATTAAGAGGCGGAAAGCAGGTGGGCCAGAATATGTGGACAACATAAAGCAGTATATTTCT GTCCACTCTGAAAGCATTGCAACCTACGCTTTGTGTGGATTTTCCAACTTTGCTTCCCTGGGGATGTTGGTTGGAGTGCTGT CGACCATGGCTCCAGATAGACGGACTGAAATCTCCAGCTGTGGCCTCAGAGCTCTGATTGCAGGCAGCGTCTCTTGTTTCATGACAGCATGTATTGCAG TGTGA
- the LOC122876205 gene encoding solute carrier family 28 member 3-like isoform X1, with the protein MNSKGMELTGIEKKSQKRGKDNKAFQSEEQDQIHIDVDSASEVADDPQRKTDQHNKSLLEQKMEAFQGYLAEHKDQIRLIIHLVLAAGFVAIVIAACVLNFRRAVLLLVITLVTVFFLVWDWMMECYGDRVWEELYPIRDLLSRNWFWIRWIISVLLLVAVVCWLALDTAQRGTRQIVSFFGLLLLIFLMLLFSKHPFRWSWQTLLCGIGLQFVFGLLILRTRFGLGALQWFGKQAEIFMSFTDVGSKFVFGASYTEHFFVFKVMPILVFLSSVISILYYIGFMPWLVCKIGFIMQVTMGTSPAESMAAAGNIFLGQTESPLLIRPFISGLTHSEIHAVMTGGFASISGTILGAFISFGVEATHLLTASVMSAPASLAIAKTFWPETETPRVTASHDFKMDQGESKNVLEAASQGASYAVALAANIVVNLVAFLALLAFFDAVLSWLGGTLDCPQLSFSLICSYVFMPLSFMMGVSWEDSFIVAELIGIKTFLNEFVAYQKLSELIKRRKAGGPEYVDNIKQYISVHSESIATYALCGFSNFASLGMLVGVLSTMAPDRRTEISSCGLRALIAGSVSCFMTACIAGMLYIPDVHCPNFLSTEFINTSVTSSSQLVTCCTQLYNSVTVYEPWNVTIGEGFSQRSLQRCCRLTPPSHFNCSLVL; encoded by the exons ATGAACAGCAAGGGAATGGAGCTGACTGGAATAGAGAAGAAGAGTCAAAAAAGGGGTAAAGACAACAAGGCCTTTCAGTCAGAG GAGCAGGATCAGATACACATTGATGTGGACAGTGCTTCCGAAGTTGCAGACGAtccacagagaaagacagaccaACACAACAAAAG CTTGCTAGAGCAGAAAATGGAGGCATTCCAGGGATACTTGGCAGAGCACAAAGACCAGATCCGTCTGATTATACACCTGGTTTTAGCAGCAG GCTTCGTTGCCATAGTCATAGCGGCATGTGTCCTGAACTTTCGCCGGGCTGTCTTGCTGCTGGTCATCACCTTGGTAACCGTATTCTTCCTGGTCTGGGACTGGATGATGGAATGCTATGGCGACCGGGTGTGGGAGGAGCTCTATCCTATCAGAGACCTTCTCAGCAGAAACTGGTTTTGGATCAGATG gatAATATCTGTGTTACTGTTGGTGGCTGTGGTGTGCTGGCTGGCACTGGACACAGCCCAGCGAGGGACCAGACAGATTGTGTCTTTCTTTGGTTTGCTGCTCTTAATCTTCTTAATGCTGTTGTTCTCCAAACACCCATTCAGG TGGTCTTGGCAAACTTTGCTATGTGGGATCGGGCTACAGTTTGTCTTTGGTCTGCTGATCCTCAGGACCAGATTTGGCTTAGGTGCACTGCAGTGGTTTGGAAAACAAGCAGAG ATTTTTATGTCATTCACAGATGTTGGGTCTAAGTTTGTGTTTGGTGCCAGTTACACAGAACACTTCTTCGTCTTCAAG GTGATGCCTATATTGGTTTTTTTAAGCTCTGTCATCTCCATCCTCTACTACATTGGCTTCATGCCCTGGCTTGTTTGCAAG ATTGGATTCATAATGCAGGTTACCATGGGAACGTCTCCAGCGGAATCTATGGCTGCAGCTGGAAATATATTCTTGGGACAG acaGAGTCACCTCTCTTGATTCGTCCATTCATCAGTGGGCTAACTCATTCTGAGATCCATGCTGTGATGACAGGAGGTTTTGCTAGCATCTCTGGAACCATTTTGGGAGCCTTTATCTCCTTTGGG GTTGAGGCAACACACTTGTTGACAGCATCAGTGATGTCTGCTCCAGCCTCCCTGGCCATCGCCAAGACATTCTGGCCTGAAACAGAGACCCCACGTGTAACAGCCAGTCATGACTTCAAAATGGACCAAGG AGAGAGTAAGAATGTGTTGGAGGCGGCATCCCAAGGTGCATCTTATGCTGTGGCTTTAGCGGCCAACATTGTTGTCAACCTCGTGGCCTTCCTGGCACTATTGGCGTTTTTCGATGCTGTTCTCTCCTGGCTGGGCGGGACGTTGGACTGTCCACAGCTCAGCTTCTCG CTTATCTGCTCCTACGTGTTCATGCCTCTCTCCTTCATGATGGGTGTTTCCTGGGAGGACAGTTTCATTGTTGCTGAGCTGATTGgcataaaaacatttctcaatGAGTTTGTGGCCTATCAGAAGTTGTCAGAGTTAATTAAGAGGCGGAAAGCAGGTGGGCCAGAATATGTGGACAACATAAAGCAGTATATTTCT GTCCACTCTGAAAGCATTGCAACCTACGCTTTGTGTGGATTTTCCAACTTTGCTTCCCTGGGGATGTTGGTTGGAGTGCTGT CGACCATGGCTCCAGATAGACGGACTGAAATCTCCAGCTGTGGCCTCAGAGCTCTGATTGCAGGCAGCGTCTCTTGTTTCATGACAGCATGTATTGCAG GTATGTTGTACATCCCTGATGTTCACTGTCCAAATTTCCTGAGCACAGAGTTTATCAATACCAGTGTAACCAGCAGCTCACAACTGGTCACCTGCTGCACACAACTTtataacag TGTGACAGTATACGAGCCGTGGAACGTGACGATCGGAGAAGGATTCAGTCAGCGCAGTCTACAACGCTGCTGCAGACTCACACCCCCTTCACACTTCAACTGCAGCTTGGTGCTTTGA